One window of the Klebsiella oxytoca genome contains the following:
- the anmK gene encoding anhydro-N-acetylmuramic acid kinase: MKSGRFIGVMSGTSLDGVDVVLATINETMVAQQASLTFPIPIAIKEEILAICQGQQLTLAQLGRLDTRLGRLFADAVLALMAQEKLQASEIVAIGCHGQTVWHEPAGDAPHTMQIGDNNQIAARTGVTVVGDFRRRDMALGGQGAPLVPAFHHALLAHPVERRMILNIGGIANLSLLVPGQPVRGYDTGPGNMLMDAWIWRQCGKPYDKDARWASEGKVVLPLLQDMLSDPWFALPAPKSTGREYFNYGWLAQHLARYPGLRAQDVQATLTELTAVSISEQVLLSGGCERLLVCGGGARNPLVMARLAALLPGTEVSTTDEAGISGDDMEALAFAWLAWRTLAGLPGNLPSVTGASEASVLGAIFPANPRQNQS, translated from the coding sequence ATGAAATCAGGTCGCTTTATCGGCGTAATGTCCGGCACCAGCCTCGATGGTGTCGATGTTGTTCTCGCAACTATTAATGAAACGATGGTCGCTCAGCAGGCCAGCCTGACATTCCCCATCCCCATTGCTATTAAAGAAGAGATTCTGGCTATTTGTCAGGGGCAACAGCTCACGCTGGCGCAGCTGGGGAGGCTTGATACACGTCTGGGGCGGCTGTTTGCCGATGCGGTTCTGGCGCTGATGGCGCAGGAGAAGCTACAGGCATCAGAAATCGTGGCCATCGGCTGCCATGGCCAAACGGTCTGGCATGAGCCTGCGGGCGATGCGCCGCATACCATGCAGATTGGCGACAATAACCAGATTGCCGCGCGCACCGGCGTAACGGTGGTCGGTGATTTTCGCCGTCGCGATATGGCGCTCGGTGGTCAAGGCGCGCCGCTGGTTCCGGCGTTCCACCATGCGCTGCTGGCGCATCCTGTTGAACGTCGAATGATTCTCAATATTGGCGGCATAGCCAACCTCTCGTTGCTGGTGCCGGGTCAGCCGGTGCGCGGCTACGATACCGGGCCTGGTAACATGCTGATGGATGCGTGGATCTGGCGTCAGTGCGGCAAACCCTATGATAAAGACGCCCGTTGGGCCAGCGAGGGCAAAGTTGTGCTGCCGCTGCTGCAGGATATGTTAAGCGACCCGTGGTTTGCGCTACCCGCGCCGAAGAGCACCGGTCGTGAGTACTTTAACTACGGCTGGCTGGCGCAGCATCTGGCGCGTTATCCGGGGCTACGCGCCCAGGACGTGCAGGCAACGCTGACCGAACTGACCGCCGTCAGCATCAGCGAACAGGTGTTGCTGAGCGGCGGCTGTGAACGTTTGCTGGTATGCGGCGGCGGCGCGCGTAACCCGCTGGTGATGGCGCGTCTGGCGGCTCTGCTGCCGGGGACGGAAGTGTCGACCACCGATGAGGCCGGTATCAGCGGCGACGATATGGAGGCGCTGGCGTTTGCATGGCTGGCGTGGCGTACGCTCGCGGGACTACCGGGAAATCTTCCGTCGGTCACCGGTGCCTCAGAGGCTTCGGTGCTGGGGGCGATTTTCCCGGCAAATCCGCGGCAAAATCAGAGTTAA
- the gstA gene encoding glutathione transferase GstA: MKLFYKSGACSLASHIALRESGLDFTLQGVDVMKKRLENGDDYLPINPKGQVPALLLDDDVLLTEGVAIMQYIADLVPDRQLLAPVGSIARYQTLEWLNYVATELHKGFTPLFRPDTPEDFKPIARAQLDKKMQYVDACLQDKEWLNGHRFTIADGYLFTVLRWAYAVKLDMEGYNNIAAWMKHVAARPAVAAALEAEGLK; encoded by the coding sequence ATGAAACTGTTCTACAAATCCGGCGCTTGTTCACTTGCTTCGCATATTGCGCTACGCGAAAGCGGGCTGGACTTCACCCTACAAGGCGTTGACGTAATGAAAAAACGCCTCGAAAACGGGGATGATTATCTGCCGATCAACCCGAAGGGCCAGGTACCGGCGCTGCTGCTGGATGATGATGTGCTGCTGACGGAAGGTGTGGCCATTATGCAATATATCGCCGATCTCGTGCCCGATCGCCAGCTGCTGGCTCCGGTGGGAAGCATCGCCCGCTATCAGACGCTGGAATGGCTAAACTACGTGGCGACAGAGCTACATAAAGGCTTTACTCCACTGTTCCGCCCGGACACGCCGGAGGATTTCAAACCTATTGCTCGCGCGCAGCTGGATAAAAAAATGCAGTATGTCGATGCGTGTCTGCAGGATAAAGAGTGGCTGAACGGGCACCGTTTCACCATCGCCGATGGCTATCTGTTCACCGTGCTGCGCTGGGCCTACGCCGTGAAGCTGGATATGGAAGGCTATAACAATATTGCGGCCTGGATGAAGCACGTTGCCGCCCGTCCTGCGGTCGCTGCCGCTCTTGAGGCCGAAGGGCTTAAGTAA
- a CDS encoding electron transport complex subunit E: MSEVKDVIVQGLWKNNSALVQLLGMCPLLAVTSTATNALGLGLATTLVLTLTNLTISSLRRWTPAEIRIPIYVMIIASVVSVVQMLINAYAFGLYQSLGIFIPLIVTNCIVVGRAEAFAAKKGPALSALDGFSIGMGATCAMFVLGSMREILGNGTLFDGADSLLGSWAKVLRIEVFHTDTPFLLAMLPPGAFIGLGMMLAVKYLIDERSKQRKAKAAQADIIAPSDVTGKA; this comes from the coding sequence ATGAGCGAAGTAAAAGATGTCATAGTTCAGGGGTTGTGGAAAAACAACTCCGCGCTGGTTCAGCTGCTGGGGATGTGTCCCCTGCTCGCCGTAACCTCAACCGCCACCAATGCCCTTGGGCTTGGGCTGGCGACGACGCTGGTACTCACCCTAACTAACCTGACCATTTCCAGCCTGCGACGCTGGACCCCTGCGGAAATCCGTATCCCGATTTACGTGATGATCATTGCATCGGTCGTCAGCGTCGTGCAGATGCTGATCAACGCCTACGCTTTTGGTCTTTATCAGTCTCTGGGTATTTTTATCCCGCTGATCGTTACCAACTGCATCGTGGTTGGCCGCGCGGAAGCTTTCGCTGCTAAAAAAGGCCCGGCGCTTTCGGCGCTGGACGGGTTTTCCATCGGTATGGGGGCGACATGCGCGATGTTTGTCCTCGGTTCGATGCGTGAAATTCTCGGTAACGGCACCCTGTTTGATGGCGCCGACAGCCTGCTCGGCAGCTGGGCGAAAGTTCTGCGAATAGAAGTTTTCCATACCGATACGCCGTTCCTGCTGGCCATGCTGCCGCCCGGCGCATTTATTGGCCTCGGCATGATGTTAGCGGTAAAATACCTGATTGATGAACGTAGCAAACAGCGCAAAGCCAAAGCGGCGCAAGCCGATATCATTGCGCCCTCTGATGTGACGGGAAAAGCATAG
- the rsxG gene encoding electron transport complex subunit RsxG: MLQSMRKHGITLALFAAGSTGLTAAINELTKSTIEDQAALQQKALFDQVMPANLYNNDLLKNCYLVNAPALGQGPHKVWIAQNQESPVAAVMEVTAPDGYSGAIHLLVAADFKGTVLGTRVTEHHETPGLGDKIELRISDWITLFAGKVIHGQSDSGWAVKKDGGDFDQFTGATITPRAVVNAVKRAGLYAQTLPAQISAFTPCGG; this comes from the coding sequence ATGTTACAAAGCATGCGCAAACACGGCATCACGCTGGCACTCTTTGCTGCGGGTTCTACCGGCCTGACGGCAGCGATCAACGAACTGACCAAAAGCACCATTGAAGACCAGGCCGCCCTGCAGCAAAAAGCCCTATTCGACCAGGTTATGCCCGCGAATCTCTATAATAATGATTTGCTGAAAAACTGTTATCTGGTTAACGCCCCGGCGCTGGGTCAAGGCCCGCATAAGGTATGGATTGCGCAAAACCAGGAGAGCCCGGTGGCCGCCGTGATGGAAGTCACCGCGCCGGACGGTTATTCCGGGGCTATTCACCTGCTTGTCGCCGCTGATTTTAAAGGAACCGTACTGGGCACCCGCGTCACCGAACATCATGAAACGCCCGGACTGGGTGACAAAATTGAGCTCAGAATTTCTGACTGGATCACCCTCTTTGCCGGTAAAGTTATTCACGGACAAAGCGACAGCGGCTGGGCGGTGAAAAAAGACGGCGGAGATTTCGACCAGTTTACCGGCGCTACGATTACCCCGCGCGCGGTGGTCAATGCCGTCAAGCGTGCGGGCCTGTACGCACAAACGCTGCCCGCGCAGATTTCCGCATTCACTCCCTGTGGAGGCTAG
- the dtpA gene encoding dipeptide/tripeptide permease DtpA — protein MSTANNKPTESVSLNAFKQPRSFYLIFSIELWERFGFYGLQGIMAVYLVKQLGMSEADSITLFSSFSALVYGLVAIGGWLGDKVLGTKRVIMLGAIVLAIGYALVAWSGHDAGIVYMGMATIAVGNGLFKANPSSLLSTCYEKNDPRLDGAFTMYYMSVNIGSFFSMLATPWLAAKFGWSVAFALSFVGLLITIVNFAFCQRWVKQYGSKPDFAPVHVGKLLATIVGVVVLIAIATWLLHNQGIARMALGVVALGIIIIFAKEAFAMQGAARRKMIVAFILMLQAIIFFVLYSQMPTSLNFFAIRNVEHSLLGIAFEPEQYQALNPFWIIIGSPILAAIYNKMGDTLPMPMKFAIGMVLCSGAFLVLPLGAKFASDAGIVNVSWLVMSYGLQSIGELMISGLGLAMVAQLVPQRLMGFIMGSWFLTTAGANLIGGYVANMMAVPENVTDPLMSLEVYGRVFLNIGIATGVIAILMLLTAPKLNRMTQDDDKAAKASDTATA, from the coding sequence GTGTCGACTGCAAACAATAAACCAACAGAAAGCGTCAGTTTGAACGCTTTCAAACAACCACGTTCGTTCTATCTCATCTTCTCTATTGAGCTCTGGGAACGTTTTGGTTTCTACGGCCTGCAAGGGATTATGGCCGTTTACCTGGTTAAACAGCTGGGTATGTCAGAAGCGGACTCTATCACCCTGTTCTCTTCCTTCAGCGCCCTGGTTTACGGTCTTGTAGCGATTGGCGGCTGGCTGGGCGACAAGGTGCTGGGTACCAAACGCGTTATTATGCTCGGCGCCATCGTCCTTGCTATCGGCTATGCTCTGGTAGCGTGGTCCGGTCACGATGCGGGCATCGTGTATATGGGTATGGCGACTATCGCCGTCGGTAACGGCCTTTTTAAGGCAAACCCCTCTTCTCTGCTCTCAACCTGCTATGAAAAGAACGATCCGCGTCTGGACGGTGCATTTACCATGTACTACATGTCCGTCAATATCGGCTCATTCTTCTCAATGCTGGCTACGCCGTGGCTGGCCGCCAAATTCGGCTGGAGCGTGGCGTTCGCGCTGAGCTTTGTCGGCCTGCTGATCACCATCGTCAACTTTGCTTTCTGCCAGCGCTGGGTTAAACAGTACGGTTCCAAACCAGACTTCGCACCGGTGCATGTCGGCAAACTGCTGGCCACTATCGTCGGCGTAGTGGTTCTGATAGCAATTGCCACCTGGCTGCTGCACAACCAGGGCATCGCACGCATGGCGCTGGGCGTAGTGGCGCTAGGTATCATCATTATTTTCGCTAAAGAAGCCTTTGCGATGCAGGGCGCTGCGCGTCGTAAAATGATCGTAGCGTTCATTCTGATGCTGCAGGCGATTATCTTCTTCGTACTGTATAGCCAGATGCCAACCTCGTTGAACTTCTTTGCTATTCGCAACGTTGAACACTCTCTGCTGGGCATTGCTTTCGAACCCGAGCAGTATCAGGCGCTGAACCCGTTCTGGATCATTATCGGTAGCCCGATTCTCGCCGCCATTTATAACAAAATGGGCGATACTCTGCCGATGCCGATGAAGTTCGCTATTGGTATGGTTCTGTGTTCAGGCGCGTTTCTCGTACTACCGCTGGGCGCTAAGTTCGCCAGCGATGCCGGTATTGTGAACGTGAGCTGGCTGGTTATGAGCTATGGCCTGCAGAGCATTGGCGAACTGATGATCTCTGGTCTGGGCCTGGCAATGGTTGCTCAGCTGGTTCCTCAGCGACTGATGGGCTTCATCATGGGCAGCTGGTTCCTGACCACCGCTGGCGCTAACCTGATCGGCGGCTATGTTGCGAATATGATGGCAGTACCAGAAAACGTAACAGACCCGCTGATGTCGCTGGAAGTCTACGGTCGCGTCTTCCTCAACATCGGTATTGCCACCGGCGTTATCGCCATCCTGATGCTGCTGACGGCGCCGAAGCTGAACCGCATGACCCAGGACGATGATAAAGCAGCAAAAGCCAGCGATACCGCAACGGCTTAA
- the slyB gene encoding outer membrane lipoprotein SlyB has translation MILRVLAVSMIGFTLAGCVSSSGLSGDVYSASEAKQVQSVTYGTIVHTRAVQIQGGDDSNAIGAIGGAVLGGFLGNTIGGGTGRSLATAAGAVAGGVAGQGVQGAMNKTQGVELEIRKDDGNTIMVVQKQGSTPFSVGQRVAIAGSGSQVTVSPR, from the coding sequence ATGATTTTACGTGTTTTGGCTGTCTCGATGATTGGTTTTACGCTTGCAGGATGCGTCAGCAGCAGCGGCCTGTCCGGCGATGTTTACTCCGCATCTGAAGCCAAACAGGTCCAAAGCGTGACCTACGGCACCATTGTCCATACCCGTGCGGTTCAGATTCAGGGCGGCGATGACAGCAACGCTATCGGCGCCATCGGCGGCGCGGTACTCGGCGGCTTCCTGGGCAACACCATCGGCGGTGGCACCGGTCGCTCACTGGCAACCGCGGCAGGCGCAGTTGCAGGTGGCGTAGCCGGCCAGGGCGTACAGGGTGCGATGAACAAAACCCAGGGCGTTGAGCTGGAAATCCGCAAAGATGACGGCAACACCATTATGGTTGTGCAGAAACAGGGCAGCACGCCGTTCTCTGTTGGCCAGCGCGTGGCCATTGCCGGCAGCGGCAGCCAGGTGACGGTATCCCCTCGCTAA
- the tyrS gene encoding tyrosine--tRNA ligase, giving the protein MASSNLIKQLQERGLVAQVTDEEALAERLAQGPIALYCGFDPTADSLHLGHLVPLLCLKRFQQAGHKPVALVGGATGLIGDPSFKAAERKLNTEDTVQEWVDKIRKQVAPFLDFDCGDNSAIAANNYDWFGGMNVLTFLRDIGKHFSVNQMINKEAVKQRLNRDDQGISFTEFSYNLLQGYDFACLNKLHGVALQIGGSDQWGNITSGIDLTRRLHQNQVFGLTVPLITKADGTKFGKTEGGAVWLDPKKTSPYKFYQFWINTADADVYRFLKFFTFMDIAEINALEEEDKNSGKAPRAQYVLAEQVTRLVHGEEGLVAAKRITESLFNGNLSDLSEADFEQLAQDGVPMIEMEKGADLMQALVDSELQPSRGQARKTIASNAVTINGEKQSDPEYVFVDADRLFGRYTLLRRGKKNYCLVCWK; this is encoded by the coding sequence ATGGCAAGCAGTAACTTGATTAAACAATTGCAGGAGCGGGGGCTGGTAGCCCAGGTGACGGACGAGGAAGCGTTAGCAGAGCGACTGGCGCAAGGCCCGATCGCGCTCTATTGCGGCTTCGACCCTACCGCCGACAGCTTGCACTTGGGGCATCTTGTTCCATTGTTATGCCTGAAACGCTTTCAGCAGGCAGGCCACAAACCTGTTGCGCTGGTAGGCGGCGCGACGGGGTTGATTGGCGATCCGAGCTTTAAAGCCGCTGAGCGTAAACTGAACACCGAAGATACCGTGCAGGAGTGGGTAGATAAAATTCGCAAACAGGTCGCGCCTTTCCTCGACTTTGATTGCGGCGACAACTCTGCCATTGCCGCGAATAATTACGACTGGTTCGGCGGTATGAACGTGCTGACCTTCCTGCGTGATATCGGCAAGCACTTCTCTGTAAACCAGATGATTAACAAAGAAGCGGTGAAGCAGCGCCTGAACCGCGACGATCAGGGCATCTCTTTTACCGAGTTCTCCTATAACCTGCTGCAGGGTTACGATTTTGCCTGCCTGAACAAACTGCACGGCGTCGCGCTGCAAATCGGCGGTTCTGACCAGTGGGGTAACATTACTTCCGGTATCGATCTGACCCGTCGTTTGCATCAGAACCAGGTCTTCGGCCTGACCGTCCCGCTGATAACCAAAGCCGATGGTACGAAATTTGGTAAAACCGAGGGTGGCGCAGTATGGCTGGATCCGAAGAAAACCAGTCCGTACAAGTTCTACCAGTTCTGGATCAACACCGCCGATGCCGACGTATATCGTTTCCTGAAGTTCTTCACCTTTATGGATATTGCGGAAATCAATGCCCTGGAAGAAGAAGACAAAAATAGCGGTAAGGCGCCTCGCGCCCAGTATGTGCTCGCCGAGCAGGTGACCCGTCTGGTTCACGGTGAGGAAGGCCTGGTAGCAGCTAAACGTATCACCGAGAGTCTGTTCAACGGCAATTTAAGCGATCTGAGCGAGGCTGATTTTGAACAGCTGGCGCAGGATGGCGTGCCGATGATTGAAATGGAAAAGGGCGCCGATCTGATGCAGGCGCTGGTGGATTCCGAGCTGCAGCCGTCACGCGGCCAGGCGCGTAAAACCATCGCTTCCAATGCGGTGACCATCAACGGCGAAAAACAGTCCGATCCGGAATACGTATTTGTCGATGCCGACCGCCTCTTCGGTCGCTACACCTTACTGCGTCGCGGTAAGAAAAATTACTGTCTGGTCTGCTGGAAGTAA
- the pdxH gene encoding pyridoxamine 5'-phosphate oxidase has protein sequence MSDNDELQQIAHLRREYTRGGLRRHDLPAEPLALFERWLRQACDAKLADPTAMVVATVDENSQPYQRIVLLKHYDEKGLVFYTNLGSRKAHQIEKNPRISLLFPWHMLERQVMVIGKAERLSTLEVVKYFHSRPRDSQIGAWVSQQSSRISARGILESKFLELKQKFQQGEVPLPSFWGGFRVSIEQMEFWQGGEHRLHDRFLYQRQNSGWQIDRLAP, from the coding sequence ATGTCTGATAACGACGAATTGCAGCAAATCGCGCATCTGCGCCGTGAGTATACCCGTGGTGGCCTGCGCCGCCACGATCTTCCCGCCGAACCTCTGGCATTATTCGAACGCTGGCTGCGTCAGGCCTGTGACGCCAAGCTCGCTGACCCAACGGCGATGGTCGTCGCCACCGTCGATGAAAACTCGCAGCCTTACCAGCGCATCGTTCTGCTCAAGCATTACGATGAGAAAGGCCTGGTGTTTTATACCAATCTCGGCAGCCGTAAGGCCCATCAGATAGAAAAAAATCCTCGCATCAGCCTGCTGTTCCCATGGCATATGCTGGAGCGCCAGGTAATGGTTATCGGTAAAGCGGAACGCCTTTCGACGCTGGAGGTCGTGAAGTATTTCCATAGCCGACCGCGCGATAGCCAGATTGGCGCCTGGGTATCACAGCAATCCAGCCGCATCTCGGCTCGCGGTATTCTTGAAAGTAAGTTCCTTGAGCTAAAGCAAAAATTCCAGCAGGGCGAAGTTCCGCTGCCGAGCTTCTGGGGCGGATTCCGCGTCAGCATTGAACAGATGGAGTTCTGGCAGGGCGGTGAGCACCGTCTGCACGATCGGTTTCTCTATCAGCGGCAAAACAGCGGCTGGCAAATCGACCGCCTCGCGCCATAA
- the pdxY gene encoding pyridoxal kinase PdxY, which translates to MKNILAIQSHVVFGHAGNSAAEFPMRRLGANVWPLNTVQFSNHTQYGKWTGCVMPPAHLTEIVQGIADINQLQRCDAVLSGYLGSAEQGEHILGIVRQVKAANPAAKYFCDPVMGHPEKGCIVAPGVAEFHVRYALPASDIIAPNLVELEILCGHPVANVNEAVLAARELIEQGPEVVLVKHLSRAGLSMDRFEMLLVTAQEAWHISRPLVDFGMRQPVGVGDVTSGLLLVKLLQGATLRDALEHVTAAVYEIMLATKNMQEYELQVVAAQDRIAQPEHYFSATQL; encoded by the coding sequence ATGAAGAATATCCTCGCCATCCAGTCCCACGTTGTGTTTGGCCATGCGGGCAATAGCGCCGCTGAGTTTCCAATGCGCCGTCTTGGCGCCAACGTCTGGCCGCTTAACACCGTACAATTCTCCAATCATACTCAATACGGAAAATGGACCGGTTGCGTCATGCCGCCTGCGCATCTCACGGAAATCGTTCAGGGGATTGCCGATATTAATCAGCTACAGCGCTGTGATGCAGTGTTAAGCGGATACCTGGGGTCGGCTGAACAGGGCGAACATATTCTTGGTATTGTGCGCCAGGTTAAAGCCGCTAATCCGGCAGCGAAATATTTCTGCGACCCGGTGATGGGACACCCTGAAAAAGGATGCATCGTTGCGCCTGGCGTTGCAGAGTTTCATGTGCGCTATGCGCTGCCGGCGAGCGATATTATTGCGCCAAATCTGGTTGAGCTGGAAATCCTCTGCGGGCATCCGGTAGCCAACGTTAACGAAGCGGTATTAGCCGCGCGGGAGCTGATTGAGCAGGGGCCTGAAGTGGTGCTGGTTAAGCATCTATCGCGCGCCGGGCTTAGCATGGACCGTTTTGAGATGCTGCTGGTTACCGCGCAAGAAGCCTGGCATATCAGCCGTCCGCTGGTGGATTTTGGCATGCGCCAGCCGGTGGGCGTCGGTGATGTTACCAGCGGCCTGCTGTTGGTTAAGCTGCTGCAGGGCGCGACTCTGCGCGATGCGCTGGAGCACGTTACCGCTGCGGTATATGAAATCATGCTGGCGACAAAAAATATGCAGGAGTATGAGCTACAGGTTGTCGCGGCTCAGGATCGTATTGCACAGCCGGAGCACTATTTCAGCGCCACTCAGCTTTAG
- the rsxD gene encoding electron transport complex subunit RsxD produces the protein MVFRIASSPYTHNQRQTSRIMLLVLLAAVPGIVVQSWFFGWGTVVQIALAAFTAWGAEAAILKLRKQNIPATLADNSALLTGLLLAISIPPFAPWWMVVSGTAFAVIIAKQLYGGLGHNPFNPAMIGYVVLLISFPVQMTSWLPPHEIAATVPGFSDALQVIFSGHTATGGDMNSLRIGIDGVSQATPLDTFKTSLHAGHSVEEILRYPVYGGELAGLGWQWVNVAYLAGGLFLLWQKTIRWHIPVSFLLSLAVCATLGWILAPATLASPQIHLFSGATMLGAFFILTDPVTASTTNRGRLIFGALAGLLVWLIRSFGGYPDGVAFAVLLANITVPLIDYYTRPRAYGHR, from the coding sequence ATGGTTTTCAGAATCGCAAGTTCCCCCTATACCCATAATCAGCGCCAGACTTCACGGATTATGCTGCTGGTACTGCTCGCCGCCGTACCCGGCATCGTGGTTCAGAGCTGGTTTTTCGGCTGGGGTACCGTGGTGCAAATAGCCCTTGCCGCCTTCACGGCATGGGGAGCCGAAGCGGCTATCCTTAAACTGCGCAAACAGAATATTCCCGCAACCCTCGCCGATAACTCAGCGCTGTTAACCGGTCTGCTGTTAGCCATCAGTATTCCGCCTTTCGCCCCATGGTGGATGGTGGTGTCAGGTACCGCTTTCGCCGTCATTATTGCTAAACAGCTTTACGGTGGTCTGGGCCATAACCCTTTCAACCCGGCGATGATTGGCTACGTGGTGCTGCTGATCTCCTTCCCGGTTCAGATGACTTCCTGGCTCCCGCCGCATGAGATAGCCGCCACGGTACCCGGCTTCAGCGATGCGCTACAGGTCATTTTTAGCGGCCATACCGCTACCGGTGGCGATATGAATAGCCTGCGGATCGGCATTGACGGTGTCAGCCAGGCAACGCCGCTGGATACCTTTAAAACCTCGCTTCATGCTGGTCATTCGGTAGAAGAGATCCTGCGGTATCCTGTTTACGGCGGCGAACTCGCCGGCCTCGGCTGGCAGTGGGTCAACGTAGCTTATCTGGCAGGCGGTCTGTTCCTGCTGTGGCAAAAGACCATTCGCTGGCATATCCCGGTCAGCTTCCTGCTGAGCCTTGCCGTTTGCGCCACCCTCGGCTGGATATTGGCCCCGGCAACCCTCGCCTCACCGCAGATTCATCTGTTTTCCGGCGCGACCATGCTGGGAGCCTTCTTTATCCTGACGGATCCGGTGACCGCTTCCACTACCAACCGAGGTCGCCTGATCTTCGGCGCGCTGGCGGGCTTACTGGTATGGTTAATTCGCAGCTTCGGCGGTTATCCGGATGGTGTGGCCTTTGCCGTCCTGCTGGCCAACATTACCGTTCCGTTGATCGATTACTACACGCGCCCGCGCGCGTACGGCCACCGCTGA
- the mliC gene encoding C-type lysozyme inhibitor, with protein sequence MKKILILAVPFMLAGCSYYNQFVERMNTDTLEYQCDQKPLTVHLNNTRQQVSFIYDNQQLNLSQGLSASGARYTDGVYVFWSKGDSATVYKRDRIVLENCQLQTAKR encoded by the coding sequence ATGAAAAAAATTCTTATTCTTGCTGTACCTTTTATGCTCGCTGGCTGTAGCTACTACAACCAGTTCGTCGAGCGGATGAATACTGACACGCTGGAATACCAGTGTGACCAGAAACCGTTGACCGTCCATCTTAATAATACTCGCCAGCAGGTCAGCTTTATTTACGATAACCAACAGCTTAACTTGTCGCAGGGACTTTCGGCATCTGGTGCTCGTTATACCGACGGCGTTTATGTTTTCTGGTCAAAAGGCGACAGCGCCACCGTCTATAAACGCGACCGTATTGTGCTGGAAAACTGTCAGCTGCAAACCGCCAAACGTTGA
- the nth gene encoding endonuclease III, which produces MNKSKRLEILTRLRDNDPHPTTELNFNSPFELLIAVLLSAQATDVSVNKATAKLYPVANTPAAMLELGVEGVKSYIKTIGLFNSKAENVIKTCRILLEQHNGEVPEDRAALEALPGVGRKTANVVLNTAFGWPTIAVDTHIFRVCNRTQFAPGKNVEQVEEKLLKVVPAEFKVDCHHWLILHGRYTCIARKPRCGSCLIEDLCEFKEKVYS; this is translated from the coding sequence ATGAATAAAAGTAAACGCCTGGAGATCCTCACCAGGCTCAGGGATAACGACCCGCACCCCACCACGGAACTGAATTTTAACTCACCGTTTGAGTTATTAATCGCCGTACTGCTCTCGGCGCAGGCAACCGACGTCAGCGTCAACAAAGCCACGGCGAAGCTCTACCCGGTAGCCAACACCCCTGCCGCCATGCTGGAGCTGGGCGTTGAAGGCGTGAAGTCATATATTAAAACCATCGGCCTGTTTAACAGCAAAGCTGAAAATGTCATTAAGACCTGCCGGATCCTGCTAGAACAGCACAATGGCGAGGTCCCGGAGGACAGGGCTGCCCTTGAGGCGCTTCCCGGCGTCGGTCGCAAAACCGCTAACGTGGTGCTGAATACGGCCTTCGGCTGGCCAACCATCGCCGTTGATACGCATATTTTCCGCGTGTGTAACCGGACGCAATTTGCCCCCGGCAAGAACGTTGAACAGGTCGAAGAAAAGCTGTTAAAGGTCGTTCCCGCCGAATTTAAAGTGGATTGCCATCACTGGCTAATCCTGCACGGTCGTTATACCTGTATTGCCCGCAAACCGCGCTGCGGCTCCTGCCTGATTGAAGACCTCTGCGAGTTCAAAGAGAAGGTCTACTCCTGA